In Saprospiraceae bacterium, the sequence TCTTTTTGTAATCGGGATGCATGCCACTCAGATCTGAGTATTGATAGATGGGCACTGCACTTTCATCTATATGCCAATAAGCTATGCTTTTACTATCGGGATTCCACTCCCAGGCCCTGACCAGGCCAAATTCTTCCTCGTATACCCAACCAAAACGACCGTTATAAATGGTATTGGTACCATCTTTGGTCAATTGTTTTTCTTTTTTAGATGCCAGGTTTAATACATACAAATTGCCATTACGCTCATACGCCACTGACTCACCGTCGGGTGAGACTTGGGATGTGTAGGCGTCTTTAGCGACCAAGCGAAGAGATTTGTCTTTTAGTGAATACAGATAATAATCAGCATTGCCACTGTTGCGCCAGACTTGTCTGAAGTTTGTCCTAAATAATAAATAATTAAAATCACTGGTCCATTCGAAAGCGTCATATTGAAATGGTTGGCCCGTCCCGGGCAGTTTTAAATTGCTGCCATCAAATACAATATCATCTATCCCGGTAGCCGGGTCGTAGGTATTTATTTTGCCCGGGGATTTTATATACGAAAACTGATTGCCATCCCTGATCCAATTTACACTTTGTGGGCCACCTGAGCCATTGAGTTTGCCACTACTAAAGAGTGCATCCTGCATTGAAGTGTATTTTGCCTGGCCATGAGCCGCAAGGACAATGAAGAAAAAGAACAGGAAATAACTGAATCTGGTCATAATAGTTTTTAAAATATTTAGTACAAAGCTAAAATATGGTATCATTGCAAACGACTATTTGGACAAAAAAACACTTCATATCGTCACTTTGGAGATCCCGTATCCCCCGAATAAGGGGAGTACTTTTGATATGTATTATAGAATTAAAGCCCTCGCTGAAGCAGGAGTCGAGATTATATTACATTGTTTTTATAAATCCTTTGTGGTAGAAACTGCTTTAGCACCATACTGCAAAGTCGTGTACCTGTATGCGCGTAAACCATTGTGGAAAATCCACTCTTTGAGCATACCCTTATTTGTGCAAAGCCGGCGAAATGACCAATTGATCGACATGCTCAGCCAGGATGACCATCCTATCTTATATGAAGGCTTGCACACCACTTTTACGCTGACCGATCAAAGACTAAGACACAAAAAAAAATATATCCGCCAGCATAATATGGAGGCAGCATACTATCATCATCTCCGGTCCCAAGAAACAAATCCATTGAAAAAAATATATTATGCTATTGAGACTTATTTAGTCAAAAAATACGAACCTGCTGTACTATTCGATGCTGATCATTTATTTGCAATTTCGGAGCTAGAAAACCAGACTTACAAGACACTGGGATATAATGTTACCTGGCTACCACCTTTCCTCGATCATACTTTTACTTCCAAGACTGGAAGAGGAAGCTATGCTTTATATCACGGCGATCTCAGTATCAAAGAAAATGAAGCTGCTGCCCTATTTTTAATTGAAAAGGTTTTTAAACAATTGGACTATGCGTTAGTAGTGGCAGGCAAAAAACCATCTTCTAAAATAAAGTCTCTCATCTTCAAAAATAAAAAATTTACGCTTCATGACACGCCCTCTACTGGTATGATGCAAGAACTTATCCGCGACGCACATATTATATTGGCACCATTTTCTCAGACCACTGGCTATAAGATCAAGTTGTTGGAATCACTTACTAAAGGAAGACATATCATTACAACTTCAAATGTCAGAGTTTACCAGGAGCTGAGCCCTTGCCTACATTTTGCGTGTGACGAGGATACAGACTGGATCGATCAAATTCAAACTTTGGTTGGTAGGGAGTTTACGGAGGAGGAAAAAGATAGCAGATTAAAAGTGATGGATCATTGGTTCAATCCAAAGGTCAATATAGAGGAGTTTATTGCAAAAATCTTTGGATAAGTGTGTTGCACTTAAATTATAAACGAGGTTCGTGCTTTCTAGTATTTCCTTGCCGAATCCCGCTTTTGCCACAAGTCAGGTCGTCAGCGTTCTATTATTCAATTTTAGTAATCACTATTTTTCTGACTCATTTGCCAATAATGTACATAGCTGCAGCCCTTTGATCGAAAGTCATACCATCTGTACCATTCCATTTTAATTTTCCAAAAAACTCCATGAGCTCTGGTGGGTGAATTGCTCGTTTACTTTCCATCAAATTGACATAAGCAAATGTGCCCCATAACAAGGCTTTGGTTTTGACTTTGGCCTCATCCCACATGATCATCTCGACATGGATATTGCTCTGATCATATCCGACTACATGGGTCTGCATGGTGACCATTTCGTTGACCAGGACCTGACGGATATAGGCTATTTGGTTTTTGGTCACCATCCAGGCATGACCGTTTTCCTGGGCAAACTTATGAATGTCCAGGCCATAATTATCTCTCAATTGATCCTCGCGGGCCGATACAAAATAATCGAGATACCGGGATTGATTTAAATGTCTGAATGGATCACAATCATGAAACCGTATCAAAGCCTTGCTCTCCGGATGCATATGATAGTCGGTGATCTCTGTTAGTTTTCTTAAATTCATGAGACAAAAATACCGATTAGAAAGTTAATCAAAAATGGAGCTCAAAATACTTCAAAGCTCACTGCGCGATGTTCAATCCCTATCATGGAGGAATATTAAAATCAAAAGCATACTATTCTCACCGCGAACCCACTGTTTTTTTTTATTTTGCTTGAATCTATTAGCCACCTTTAGGAATCAAGCTTGAAAAAATTATTTTTCGCCGGTAAGTTCATTATAAATCGTGGTGATAAATGCATCACTTTTTATAAAACCACTTCCCATCGTGGCATCTAGGGCTGAGGTGATCTTGGCCGTTTTGATCTGGTCCAGATCCATACCTGCTTTTATTTTCATTTTGACGGCATCTCTGATACTCATGACAGCATCTCTGACTTCGCGATAGTCTTTTTTATTGGCCAGATCGCCATGCCCTGGTATGATCACTGTTTCGTCATCGATCATGGTGATGGCTCTGGATACACCTGACAACCATCCGTCCACCGAACCTCCTGAGTTACGGTCAATAAACGGAAACCGGCCTTTCATAAAACAATCACCCGTATGAAGGACATTGCT encodes:
- a CDS encoding glycosyltransferase; the encoded protein is MDKKTLHIVTLEIPYPPNKGSTFDMYYRIKALAEAGVEIILHCFYKSFVVETALAPYCKVVYLYARKPLWKIHSLSIPLFVQSRRNDQLIDMLSQDDHPILYEGLHTTFTLTDQRLRHKKKYIRQHNMEAAYYHHLRSQETNPLKKIYYAIETYLVKKYEPAVLFDADHLFAISELENQTYKTLGYNVTWLPPFLDHTFTSKTGRGSYALYHGDLSIKENEAAALFLIEKVFKQLDYALVVAGKKPSSKIKSLIFKNKKFTLHDTPSTGMMQELIRDAHIILAPFSQTTGYKIKLLESLTKGRHIITTSNVRVYQELSPCLHFACDEDTDWIDQIQTLVGREFTEEEKDSRLKVMDHWFNPKVNIEEFIAKIFG
- a CDS encoding acyl-CoA thioesterase, which produces MNLRKLTEITDYHMHPESKALIRFHDCDPFRHLNQSRYLDYFVSAREDQLRDNYGLDIHKFAQENGHAWMVTKNQIAYIRQVLVNEMVTMQTHVVGYDQSNIHVEMIMWDEAKVKTKALLWGTFAYVNLMESKRAIHPPELMEFFGKLKWNGTDGMTFDQRAAAMYIIGK